From one Musa acuminata AAA Group cultivar baxijiao chromosome BXJ2-6, Cavendish_Baxijiao_AAA, whole genome shotgun sequence genomic stretch:
- the LOC135614110 gene encoding uncharacterized protein LOC135614110, with the protein MATEKDTVASTPSSSTRPPSAPSARWTGRCRGCASPAGAARTPPPLGSRGPRPVVHVTEFTDGCEGSRDLQGRFTRPLAGQDHETCSRFTRPLAGQDHETCSRFTRPLAGQAHGAGSRDLQAGSRDLLVRDLPEAKWADNGDDVVAVDHEVPLQRRE; encoded by the coding sequence ATGGCGACGGAGAAGGACACCGTGGCATCGACGCCGTCCTCGTCAACCCGCCCTCCCTCGGCACCTTCCGCGCGGTGGACCGGGCGCTGCCGTGGCTGCGCATCCCCCGCTGGAGCGGCTCGCACGCCGCCACCACTCGGCAGCCGCGGTCCACGACCTGTTGTGCACGTGACGGAGTTCACGGATGGGTGTGAGGGATCACGAGACCTGCAGGGCAGGTTCACTCGTCCTCTTGCGGGGCAGGATCACGAGACCTGCAGCAGGTTCACTCGTCCTCTTGCGGGGCAGGATCACGAGACCTGCAGCAGGTTCACTCGTCCTCTTGCGGGGCAGGCTCACGGGGCAGGCTCACGAGACCTGCAGGCAGGATCACGAGACCTGCTTGTACGAGATCTGCCGGAAGCGAAGTGGGCAGACAACGGAGACGACGTGGTGGCTGTCGACCATGAGGTTCCACTTCAGAGACGCGAATGA